In one window of Astyanax mexicanus isolate ESR-SI-001 chromosome 18, AstMex3_surface, whole genome shotgun sequence DNA:
- the LOC111191744 gene encoding uncharacterized protein LOC111191744, translating to MEDEIQQLRDLVLQLKADNERLLQERAAALPGPNVATSASPVMVSNVPPASASAVTERFVVIPRDRKCPFFNGKTGMGIVEWIEEIQACMRVRHLSVADQAFFIFDHLEGEAREEIKYRPSVDRGDPARVLAILKDLYSSSQSYVTLQQAFFSRKQQEGETLQEFSLALMGLMESVQQHAPEGMLNVSILLRDQFVEHVLDGALRRELKQFVRRQPTATLLEVRGEAIRWEREGLPGGARERSFSLPSAYGLQYGVQGGSRPAPSGVSQSSEFGELKEILKRQQEQLNQLTKTVASLQSPSWSIRPSHQGRVICRRCQQPGHFARDCDGERVFPQPRGPPSNVGRSSHPSQQSEN from the coding sequence ATGGAGGACGAGATACAGCAGCTCAGAGATCTAGTTTTGCAGCTTAAGGCTGATAATGAGCGACTACTGCAGGAAAGGGCTGCTGCTTTACCTGGTCCTAATGTAGCTACTTCAGCTTCTCCTGTTATGGTAAGTAATGTTCCACCTGCCAGTGCTAGTGCTGTTACAGAGCGTTTTGTGGTTATTCCGCGAGATCGAAAGTGCCCGTTCTTTAATGGTAAGACTGGGATGGGTATAGTGGAATGGATAGAGGAGATACAGGCTTGTATGCGGGTCCGTCACCTTTCAGTAGCTGATCAGGCTTTCTTTATTTTTGATCATTTGGAAGGGGAAGCAAGGGAAGAGATAAAATATCGCCCTAGTGTAGACCGAGGGGATCCAGCCAGAGTTCTAGCCATTTTAAAAGATCTTTACAGTAGCTCCCAGTCTTATGTTACGTTACAACAGGCCTTTTTCTCAAGAAAACAGCAGGAAGGAGAAACTTTACAGGAGTTTTCCTTGGCCTTAATGGGTTTAATGGAATCTGTACAGCAGCATGCTCCAGAGGGGATGCTCAATGTAAGTATTTTACTTCGGGATCAGTTTGTAGAGCATGTTTTAGATGGGGCTCTTCGTCGGGAGTTAAAGCAGTTTGTTCGCCGGCAGCCTACTGCTACCTTGTTGGAGGTACGTGGGGAAGCTATTCGATGGGAGAGGGAGGGGTTACCAGGAGGTGCTAGAGAGCGCAGTTTTTCTCTGCCATCTGCTTATGGTCTACAGTATGGTGTACAGGGAGGTTCCCGCCCAGCCCCTTCAGGTGTCTCTCAGTCATCCGAGTTTGGGGAGTTAAAGGAAATTTTGAAGCGTCAGCAAGAGCAGCTTAACCAGTTAACTAAAACTGTTGCTTCTTTGCAGAGCCCCTCTTGGTCTATTCGTCCTTCTCATCAGGGACGGGTGATTTGCCGACGATGCCAACAGCCTGGTCATTTTGCGAGGGATTGTGATGGGGAACGTGTTTTTCCACAGCCTAGGGGACCGCCGTCAAACGTGGGTAGGTCCTCTCACCCTTCACAGCAGTCGGAAAACTGA